Proteins from a genomic interval of Youhaiella tibetensis:
- a CDS encoding copper chaperone PCu(A)C encodes MNKLSLGAAMGVSFLISAAGIAQAHDHAQRVGGSAMVMAQADAGDNKVAGMDMAAPVKLGDLEISGPFARATLPNQPVAGGYVTITNNGSAADRLVSVTSPAAAMVQIHEMAMEGDVMKMRELPDGLEIPAGQSVTLSPGGLHLMFMKLNGPFEQGSKVPVTLTFEKAGSVEVELPVMPANAEAPAGHDQMKM; translated from the coding sequence ATGAACAAGCTCTCCCTTGGCGCCGCGATGGGCGTCTCCTTCCTGATTTCCGCTGCCGGCATTGCCCAGGCTCACGACCACGCCCAGCGGGTTGGCGGGTCGGCCATGGTCATGGCCCAGGCCGACGCGGGTGACAACAAGGTGGCCGGCATGGATATGGCCGCGCCGGTCAAGCTCGGCGATCTCGAAATCTCCGGCCCCTTCGCCCGCGCCACCCTGCCCAACCAGCCCGTGGCCGGCGGCTATGTCACCATTACAAATAATGGCTCGGCCGCTGACCGCCTGGTTTCGGTCACCTCCCCTGCCGCCGCAATGGTCCAGATCCACGAGATGGCCATGGAAGGCGATGTCATGAAGATGCGCGAGCTGCCCGACGGCCTCGAGATCCCGGCGGGGCAATCGGTCACCTTGTCTCCGGGCGGGCTGCACCTGATGTTCATGAAGCTCAACGGCCCGTTCGAGCAGGGCAGCAAGGTCCCGGTGACGCTGACCTTCGAAAAGGCGGGTTCGGTAGAGGTTGAGCTTCCTGTCATGCCTGCCAACGCCGAAGCGCCCGCCGGCCATGACCAGATGAAGATGTAG
- a CDS encoding SCO family protein, whose translation MRTIRIGLWAAVVALALIATAAYFLVKVPGPGQPGTFGAGSYSLVDGNGGPVTEATFKGAPSMLFFGYTHCPDVCPTTLSDMAVWFQELGDEGKPLKAYFVTVDPERDTPAVIKDYVSSVTDRVTGITGTPEEIAKIISAWRIYAKKVPGEDGEYTMDHTASVFLLNSKGEFEGTIAYQEASSVAVEKLRKLLAKA comes from the coding sequence CTGCGCACTATCCGTATCGGGCTCTGGGCGGCCGTTGTCGCCCTGGCCCTCATCGCGACAGCGGCCTATTTCCTGGTCAAGGTCCCCGGCCCGGGCCAGCCGGGCACATTCGGTGCTGGCAGCTATAGCCTCGTGGACGGCAATGGCGGGCCAGTAACTGAGGCCACCTTCAAGGGCGCCCCCTCGATGCTCTTCTTCGGCTACACCCATTGCCCGGACGTCTGCCCGACCACGCTCTCGGACATGGCTGTCTGGTTCCAGGAATTGGGCGACGAGGGCAAGCCGCTCAAGGCCTATTTCGTCACCGTCGACCCCGAGCGCGACACCCCTGCGGTGATCAAGGACTATGTGAGCTCGGTGACCGACCGCGTCACCGGCATCACCGGCACGCCCGAGGAAATCGCCAAGATCATCTCGGCCTGGCGCATCTACGCCAAGAAAGTGCCGGGAGAGGACGGCGAATACACCATGGACCACACCGCCTCGGTGTTCCTGCTCAATTCCAAGGGCGAGTTCGAAGGCACGATCGCCTACCAGGAAGCTTCAAGCGTCGCCGTCGAGAAACTAAGGAAACTGCTGGCCAAGGCATAG
- the trmD gene encoding tRNA (guanosine(37)-N1)-methyltransferase TrmD has translation MSFAADVITLFPDLFPGPLGASVLGRGMADGLWSLEATQLRSFAHDRHHTVDDTPSGGGAGMVLKPDILAAAIDAIAPAGDLRPKILMSPRGKPLTQARARELALGPGAVIVCGRFEGVDQRVIEARALEEISIGDYVLAGGEVAAMVLLEAVVRLIPGVLGGADSHADESFENGLLEYPQYTRPQVFEGREIPAVLTSGDHGKIERWRRAQSVELTRARRPDLLGD, from the coding sequence TTGAGCTTTGCCGCCGATGTCATCACGCTGTTCCCGGACCTGTTCCCGGGCCCGCTAGGGGCCTCGGTACTGGGGCGCGGCATGGCCGATGGCCTGTGGTCGCTCGAGGCCACGCAATTGCGCAGTTTCGCTCACGACCGGCACCATACCGTCGATGATACGCCTTCGGGCGGTGGTGCGGGCATGGTGCTCAAACCCGATATCCTGGCCGCCGCCATCGACGCGATCGCGCCGGCCGGTGATCTGCGTCCGAAAATCCTCATGAGCCCGCGTGGAAAGCCGCTGACGCAGGCGCGGGCGCGGGAACTGGCGCTGGGACCGGGGGCGGTGATCGTCTGCGGACGTTTCGAGGGCGTCGACCAGCGGGTGATCGAGGCGCGCGCGCTCGAAGAGATTTCCATCGGCGATTACGTGCTGGCAGGCGGGGAAGTGGCGGCGATGGTGCTGCTGGAGGCCGTGGTGCGGCTCATCCCGGGCGTCCTGGGCGGGGCCGACAGCCATGCCGACGAGAGCTTCGAGAACGGGCTGCTCGAATACCCGCAATACACCCGCCCGCAGGTCTTCGAGGGCCGCGAGATCCCGGCAGTACTGACGTCGGGTGATCACGGCAAGATCGAAAGGTGGCGGCGCGCGCAGAGCGTCGAGTTGACCAGGGCCCGCCGGCCGGACCTGCTGGGCGACTAA
- the rimM gene encoding ribosome maturation factor RimM (Essential for efficient processing of 16S rRNA) produces MEGGKADDKNRLLLGRIGAAHGIKGEVRITPFTGEPLAIAGYGPLETSKPGLVVEIASAWLNKTVVIARIKGVSDRNEAEKLNGIDLYVDRSRLPEPDDEDDFYHADLIGLEARLSDGRVLGEVIAVPNFGAGDILEVRDGQSGDTFLFPFTRTVVPEVRVAEGYLVIEPPVETEPGEHEEPN; encoded by the coding sequence ATGGAAGGGGGCAAAGCGGACGACAAGAACCGCCTGCTGCTGGGCCGCATCGGTGCGGCCCACGGCATCAAGGGCGAGGTGCGCATAACCCCCTTTACCGGCGAGCCGCTGGCCATTGCCGGCTATGGGCCGCTGGAAACCAGCAAACCGGGCCTGGTAGTGGAGATTGCCTCCGCGTGGCTCAACAAGACCGTCGTCATCGCCCGCATCAAGGGCGTCTCGGACCGCAACGAGGCTGAAAAGCTCAACGGTATCGACCTCTATGTCGATCGCTCCAGGCTGCCCGAGCCCGACGACGAAGACGATTTCTATCATGCCGACCTTATCGGGCTCGAAGCCCGGCTCAGCGACGGGCGTGTGCTCGGCGAGGTCATCGCCGTGCCCAATTTCGGCGCCGGCGATATCCTGGAAGTGCGCGACGGGCAGAGCGGGGACACGTTCCTGTTCCCCTTCACGCGCACGGTGGTTCCCGAGGTCCGCGTGGCCGAGGGCTATCTCGTCATCGAGCCGCCGGTCGAGACCGAGCCGGGCGAGCACGAGGAGCCGAATTGA
- the rpsP gene encoding 30S ribosomal protein S16 has translation MALKIRLARAGTKKRPFYHIVVADARSPRDGRFIEKLGTYNPLLNKDAENRVVLNTERAQHWLSVGAQATDRVERFLDAAGLLKREARNNPEKAVPGAKATERAEARAAAAAAAEEAKNAPAEAAEEASA, from the coding sequence ATGGCCCTCAAGATTCGCCTCGCCCGCGCCGGTACCAAGAAGCGCCCATTCTACCACATCGTGGTCGCCGACGCCCGTTCGCCGCGCGATGGCCGCTTCATCGAGAAGCTGGGCACCTACAACCCGCTGCTCAACAAGGATGCCGAGAACCGCGTCGTGCTCAACACCGAGCGCGCGCAGCATTGGCTCTCCGTCGGCGCCCAGGCGACCGACCGCGTCGAGCGTTTCCTTGACGCCGCGGGCCTCTTGAAGCGCGAAGCCCGCAACAACCCCGAAAAGGCCGTGCCGGGCGCCAAGGCGACCGAGCGCGCCGAGGCCCGCGCTGCTGCCGCTGCCGCCGCCGAAGAGGCCAAGAACGCTCCGGCCGAAGCCGCCGAAGAAGCCTCGGCCTAA
- the ffh gene encoding signal recognition particle protein, translating to MFESLSDRLGKIFDGLRGRGALSENDVNEALREVRRALIEADVSLEVVRAFVEQVRERAVGVEVTRSVTPGQQVVKIVHDELVRVLGETAVPLDTATTPPATILMVGLQGSGKTTTTAKIAKRLKDKQNKKVLMASLDTRRPAAMEQLRVLGTQIGVDTLPIVPSETPVQIARRAAREGKLGGYDVLMLDTAGRTHIDEELMAETAEIKAVSDPHEVLLVADALTGQDAINLARSFDQRVDITGIVLTRVDGDGRGGAALSMRAATGKPIKLIATGEKMDALEDFHPGRIADRILGMGDIVSLVEKAAETVSAEDAQKMAKKLKKGQFDLEDLRGQLLQMKKMGGMGGLMGMMPGVGQLKKAMAGANIDEKIFDRQVAIINSMTKKERAEPDLLNASRRKRIAAGAGVEVSEVNKLMKQHRQMADMMKKVSKGGLGSLAGMFGGKMGGMMPGLGQIPDISKMDPKQIEEMARRAGIDPKSIPQQMPGDISDKLPTDVGKLLKSGSGSGLPGLGGASRFPNLPGLGGGFVPKKK from the coding sequence ATGTTTGAAAGTCTAAGCGACCGCTTAGGGAAAATCTTCGATGGCCTGCGGGGCCGTGGCGCGCTCTCCGAGAACGACGTCAACGAAGCGCTGCGCGAAGTTCGCCGCGCGCTGATCGAGGCTGACGTTTCGCTCGAAGTGGTCCGCGCCTTCGTCGAGCAGGTGCGCGAGCGCGCCGTCGGCGTCGAGGTGACCCGCTCGGTGACCCCAGGCCAGCAGGTCGTCAAGATCGTTCACGACGAGCTGGTGCGGGTGCTGGGTGAAACCGCCGTGCCGCTCGATACCGCCACGACGCCCCCGGCGACCATCCTGATGGTGGGTCTGCAGGGCTCGGGCAAGACCACCACCACCGCCAAGATCGCCAAGCGCCTCAAGGACAAGCAGAACAAGAAAGTTCTGATGGCCTCGCTCGATACGCGCCGCCCGGCCGCGATGGAGCAACTGCGCGTGCTCGGCACCCAGATCGGGGTCGATACGCTGCCGATCGTGCCGAGCGAGACGCCGGTGCAGATCGCCAGGCGCGCCGCGCGCGAGGGCAAGCTCGGCGGCTATGACGTGCTGATGCTCGATACGGCGGGCCGCACACATATCGATGAAGAACTCATGGCCGAGACCGCCGAGATCAAGGCGGTTTCCGATCCACACGAAGTGCTGCTGGTTGCCGATGCGCTGACCGGCCAGGACGCCATCAATCTGGCCCGTTCGTTCGACCAGCGCGTCGACATCACCGGTATCGTGCTGACCCGCGTCGACGGCGACGGCCGTGGCGGCGCGGCGCTCTCGATGCGCGCGGCCACCGGCAAGCCGATCAAGCTCATCGCCACCGGCGAAAAGATGGATGCGCTCGAGGATTTCCATCCCGGCCGCATCGCCGACCGCATTCTGGGCATGGGCGACATTGTCTCGCTCGTCGAGAAGGCCGCCGAAACCGTCTCTGCCGAAGACGCGCAGAAGATGGCCAAGAAGCTCAAGAAGGGTCAGTTCGACCTCGAAGACCTTCGCGGCCAGCTGCTGCAGATGAAGAAGATGGGCGGCATGGGCGGGCTGATGGGCATGATGCCCGGCGTCGGCCAGCTCAAGAAGGCCATGGCGGGCGCCAATATCGACGAGAAGATCTTCGATCGCCAGGTCGCCATCATCAATTCGATGACCAAGAAGGAACGGGCCGAGCCCGACCTCCTCAACGCCTCCCGCCGCAAGCGCATCGCTGCCGGCGCGGGCGTTGAGGTTTCCGAAGTCAACAAGCTCATGAAGCAGCACCGCCAGATGGCGGACATGATGAAGAAGGTGTCCAAGGGCGGCCTCGGCTCGCTCGCCGGGATGTTCGGCGGCAAGATGGGCGGCATGATGCCCGGCCTCGGCCAGATACCCGATATCTCCAAGATGGATCCCAAGCAGATCGAGGAAATGGCGCGGCGCGCCGGTATCGACCCCAAGTCGATCCCGCAGCAGATGCCGGGCGACATTTCCGACAAGCTGCCGACCGATGTCGGCAAGCTGTTGAAATCGGGTTCGGGCAGCGGATTGCCCGGGCTTGGCGGCGCCTCTCGCTTCCCGAACCTTCCAGGGCTCGGTGGCGGCTTCGTGCCCAAGAAGAAATAA
- a CDS encoding GNAT family N-acetyltransferase produces the protein MSLSSLRPRALGVPEGSAPVVVHGSLAEAEADWRALEATGILTPYQRYDWVRAVLASDLERADGVAIVVVRSQGRPVALLPLIIERRSGFSIARLIGSDISNSDWLAFLPGTDISPEWLGLVLDEVRELVGALDLVCFFNQPRQWAGHANPVLAVGADPGPNNLYTAIIGPTPAPYIEHRLTHKRRGNIKRGERRLEEMLGRVELRRVTTIDELDRVHAAFLAQRGERFDQMGVGNLFAQQSFVRFFRNLAVEGFSDRHPALCFHALYAGEEIVATTCGAFAGKHYSQYINSTASGPAAKYSLMGILVAKLMDELNASGIDTFDMGIGDFDYKQDWTAPEPLFDTLIPLTPAGHLAALGLRTSQGAKRAIKQNPRLWGLAQSIRKTLHNLRKR, from the coding sequence TTGTCTCTCTCCTCGCTCCGCCCACGCGCGCTCGGTGTTCCGGAAGGCTCCGCCCCGGTCGTCGTCCACGGCAGCCTCGCCGAGGCGGAAGCGGATTGGCGTGCCCTCGAAGCGACTGGCATCCTGACGCCCTATCAGCGCTACGACTGGGTCAGGGCCGTGCTCGCTTCCGACCTCGAGCGTGCAGACGGGGTCGCCATCGTCGTGGTGCGCAGCCAGGGCCGTCCGGTCGCGCTGCTGCCGCTGATCATCGAGCGCCGCTCGGGCTTTTCAATCGCTCGCCTCATCGGCTCCGATATTTCCAACAGCGACTGGCTTGCCTTCCTGCCCGGCACCGACATCTCGCCCGAATGGCTGGGCCTGGTCCTCGATGAAGTCCGCGAACTGGTCGGAGCGCTCGATCTCGTCTGCTTCTTCAACCAGCCCCGTCAATGGGCCGGCCACGCCAACCCCGTCCTCGCGGTCGGTGCCGATCCCGGTCCCAACAATCTCTATACCGCCATTATCGGCCCGACGCCGGCGCCTTACATCGAGCACCGCCTCACCCACAAGCGCCGCGGCAACATCAAGCGCGGCGAGCGGCGGCTCGAAGAAATGCTGGGCAGGGTGGAACTGCGCCGCGTCACCACGATCGACGAACTCGACCGCGTCCATGCCGCCTTCCTCGCCCAGCGCGGCGAACGCTTTGACCAGATGGGGGTGGGCAATCTCTTCGCGCAGCAGAGCTTCGTCCGCTTCTTCAGGAACCTCGCCGTCGAGGGTTTCTCGGACCGACACCCTGCCCTTTGCTTCCATGCCCTCTATGCGGGCGAGGAGATCGTCGCCACAACCTGCGGCGCCTTCGCCGGCAAGCATTATTCCCAGTACATCAACTCGACCGCGAGCGGCCCAGCCGCCAAATACAGCCTGATGGGCATCCTGGTCGCGAAGCTCATGGACGAGCTGAACGCCTCGGGAATCGACACCTTCGACATGGGCATCGGCGATTTCGACTACAAACAGGATTGGACGGCGCCCGAGCCGCTGTTCGACACACTTATCCCCCTGACTCCCGCTGGCCACCTCGCCGCTCTGGGCCTCAGGACCAGCCAGGGGGCCAAGCGCGCCATCAAGCAGAACCCCCGGCTCTGGGGTCTCGCCCAGTCTATCCGCAAGACGCTGCACAACCTTCGCAAACGCTAA